In a genomic window of Quercus lobata isolate SW786 chromosome 4, ValleyOak3.0 Primary Assembly, whole genome shotgun sequence:
- the LOC115988098 gene encoding uncharacterized protein LOC115988098, translated as MHHFPIIHGDLKPENVVLTVEGVPKIIDFGCANEGNGACRRMSIGYVPFESLSCGISMPYNDIYALGVITIQLITKRANFIGPDYKHVSTIAEEEFKESGHVLHQTLITSGCNQLEAKRITKLALSLTAIGSHHQTAEEVLNKLCFLREKRVTKWIRKTVEFIRRW; from the exons ATGCATCATTTTCCCATCATCCATGGCGACCTTAAGCCTGAAAATGTTGTCTTAACTGTG gagggagttccaaaaataatagattttgGTTGTGCTAATGAGGGCAATGGTGCATGTCGACGCATGTCTATAGGTTACGTGCCTTTTGAATCTCTGAGCTGTG GGATATCAATGCCATATAATGACATCTATGCCCTTGGAGTGATTACAATACAGTTAATCACAAAGAGGGCTAATTTCATTGGACCAGATTACAAACATGTGAGTACAATAGCGGAGGAGGAGTTCAAAGAAAGTGGACATGTACTTCATCAGACTTTGATAACTAGCGGTTGCAATCAGCTTGAAGCAAAGAGAATCACCAAGCTAGCCCTAAGTTTGACGGCAATAGGAAGCCACCATCAAACAGCTGAAGAGGTGCTCAACAAATTATGTTTcttgagagagaagagagttaCAAAATGGATTAGAAAAACTGTTGAATTCATTAGACGTTGGTGA